Proteins encoded by one window of Kribbella italica:
- a CDS encoding ABC transporter permease subunit, producing MRTRIGRKISLNTLALIVFAFSVFPVYWMVLTAFKPTKDIQAETPSFFPTNITFSHFGTAVNADGFWLFWRNSALVAVSAVLMALVIACLAAYAVARMKWRGRQAFILMVFIAQMTPWEALLIPMYVIARDTDMLDKLTMLTLIYFMVTLPFTIVTLRGFLNAIPVELEEAAQVDGCNQFQAFRRIVFPLLAPGLLSTSLFGFITAWNEFAFANLLIIKNQDQRTLPVWLSSFSNTFGTDWGATMAAATLFMLPVLLIFLVLQGRVTAGVAAGAVKG from the coding sequence GTGAGGACGCGGATCGGGCGGAAGATCTCGCTCAACACGCTGGCCCTGATCGTGTTCGCCTTCTCGGTGTTCCCGGTTTACTGGATGGTGCTGACGGCGTTCAAGCCGACCAAGGACATCCAGGCCGAGACGCCGTCGTTCTTCCCGACCAACATCACCTTCAGCCACTTCGGGACGGCGGTGAACGCCGACGGGTTCTGGCTGTTCTGGCGCAACAGCGCACTGGTCGCGGTGTCGGCGGTGCTGATGGCGCTGGTGATCGCGTGCCTGGCGGCGTACGCCGTGGCACGGATGAAGTGGCGCGGCCGGCAGGCGTTCATCCTGATGGTGTTCATCGCGCAGATGACGCCGTGGGAGGCGCTGCTGATCCCGATGTACGTGATCGCCCGCGACACCGACATGCTCGACAAGCTGACCATGCTGACGCTGATCTACTTCATGGTCACGCTGCCGTTCACGATCGTGACGCTGCGCGGGTTCCTGAACGCGATCCCGGTCGAGCTCGAGGAGGCCGCGCAGGTCGACGGCTGCAACCAGTTCCAGGCGTTCCGGCGGATCGTCTTCCCGCTGCTCGCGCCCGGCCTGCTGTCCACGTCGCTGTTCGGTTTCATCACCGCGTGGAACGAGTTCGCCTTCGCGAACCTGCTGATCATCAAGAACCAGGACCAGCGCACGCTCCCGGTCTGGCTCTCGTCCTTCAGCAACACCTTCGGCACCGACTGGGGCGCCACGATGGCCGCCGCCACGCTGTTCATGCTGCCGGTGCTGCTGATCTTCCTGGTCCTCCAGGGCCGGGTCACCGCGGGCGTGGCGGCGGGAGCCGTCAAGGGCTAG
- a CDS encoding GntR family transcriptional regulator, whose product MRRTQARDQLLALIETSGPGQVLPSERSLSESLGVSRPTLRAALDDLAREGVVVREHGRGTFVSARKIHQELEPTEAGDFALPPAEGSPWQSRLISFAVEPAGARMGRRLEVSPGAELIAVVRLRLVDGIPMCIERIRIPAALVPGITGRDFETGSFYALLRDRYAVAPRDAVQVTEPTVTDHQESAQLDVPLHSPALLIERTTRTADRAVIEYTRSIYRGDRYRITTRLTFPD is encoded by the coding sequence ATGCGACGGACCCAGGCACGCGACCAGCTGCTGGCCCTGATCGAGACCAGCGGGCCGGGCCAGGTGCTGCCGTCGGAGCGCAGCCTGAGCGAGTCGCTGGGCGTCTCCCGGCCGACGCTGCGCGCGGCTCTGGACGATCTGGCGCGCGAGGGCGTGGTGGTCCGCGAGCACGGGCGCGGGACGTTCGTCAGCGCCCGGAAGATCCACCAGGAGCTCGAGCCGACCGAGGCCGGCGACTTCGCCCTGCCGCCCGCCGAGGGCAGCCCGTGGCAGAGCCGGCTGATCAGCTTCGCGGTCGAGCCGGCGGGCGCGCGGATGGGCCGGCGGCTGGAGGTCTCACCCGGCGCGGAGCTGATCGCGGTCGTCCGCCTCCGCCTGGTCGACGGCATCCCGATGTGCATCGAGCGGATCCGCATCCCGGCCGCGCTCGTCCCCGGCATCACCGGCCGCGACTTCGAGACCGGCTCGTTCTACGCGCTCCTCCGCGACCGGTACGCCGTGGCGCCGCGCGACGCCGTACAGGTCACCGAGCCGACGGTGACCGACCACCAGGAGTCCGCCCAACTCGACGTACCACTGCACTCCCCGGCCCTGCTGATCGAGCGCACCACGCGAACGGCGGACCGCGCCGTGATCGAGTACACGCGCTCCATCTATCGAGGAGACCGGTACCGGATCACGACGCGGCTGACGTTCCCTGACTGA
- a CDS encoding glycoside hydrolase family 16 protein, giving the protein MARSRAFRTTAAVAVLAAVAATVGVPASARPAPDKAAACGAFFDDFSYSSRTDPAFTAHDWSIRTNAGGPGVGGATWAASNISFPVVDGQQSLQLRASTDGSAGGTTHAQVQQNQQRFFEGTYATRFKFSDEPVSGNDGDTINQTFYTISPLRYDWDPIYSELDISEYLPNGGWGETSATNFFTSWNTYQVDPFDGWRASTARRQSHAGWHTLVATVADGHVKYYVDGALVADHTDDGQGHTVYPRQGMTLNYNQWFIDLNGHSGGTSVWAQSADWVYYAKNEVLSPSAAADRVASYRSSGTAHADTISC; this is encoded by the coding sequence ATGGCTCGATCCCGCGCATTCCGCACGACCGCCGCCGTCGCTGTCCTGGCCGCGGTCGCGGCGACGGTCGGCGTACCGGCTTCCGCTCGCCCGGCTCCGGACAAGGCCGCCGCATGCGGCGCCTTCTTCGACGACTTCAGCTACAGCTCCCGGACCGACCCCGCGTTCACCGCCCACGACTGGAGCATCCGGACGAACGCCGGCGGGCCCGGCGTCGGCGGCGCGACCTGGGCGGCGAGCAACATCAGCTTCCCGGTCGTCGACGGCCAGCAGTCGCTGCAGCTCCGCGCGAGCACCGACGGCTCGGCCGGCGGTACGACGCACGCCCAGGTGCAGCAGAACCAGCAGCGCTTCTTCGAAGGCACCTACGCGACCCGGTTCAAGTTCAGCGACGAACCGGTCAGCGGCAACGACGGCGACACGATCAACCAGACCTTCTACACGATCTCGCCGCTGCGCTACGACTGGGACCCGATCTACAGCGAGCTCGACATCTCCGAGTACCTGCCGAACGGCGGCTGGGGCGAGACGAGCGCGACGAACTTCTTCACCAGCTGGAACACCTACCAGGTCGACCCCTTCGACGGCTGGCGCGCGTCGACGGCGCGCAGGCAGAGCCACGCCGGCTGGCACACGCTGGTCGCGACGGTCGCCGACGGGCACGTGAAGTACTACGTCGACGGCGCGCTGGTCGCCGACCACACCGACGACGGCCAGGGCCACACGGTCTACCCGCGGCAGGGCATGACGCTGAACTACAACCAGTGGTTCATCGATCTGAACGGCCACTCCGGCGGGACCAGCGTCTGGGCCCAGTCGGCCGACTGGGTGTACTACGCGAAGAACGAGGTGCTGAGCCCGTCGGCGGCGGCCGACCGGGTGGCGTCGTACCGGTCCTCCGGCACCGCCCACGCGGACACGATCAGCTGCTGA
- a CDS encoding sigma-70 family RNA polymerase sigma factor produces MADWKSTFDELVAVRGPALRGYAYLLTGDAATAADLVQEALLRVFGRLRVGSDIEQLEGYVRRVILNLYVDDRRRAKKWRETRHLLVEPDHQHGEGDDTWATTHTVRHALSDLSPKQRACVVLRYYEDLTVPEIADQLGCAEGTVKRHLADARSRLAAQLGVTEESVQ; encoded by the coding sequence GTGGCTGACTGGAAGAGCACGTTCGACGAGCTGGTCGCGGTTCGCGGCCCGGCACTGCGTGGTTACGCCTACCTGCTGACCGGTGACGCGGCGACTGCCGCCGACCTGGTGCAGGAAGCGCTGCTGCGGGTGTTCGGCCGGCTCCGTGTCGGCAGCGACATCGAGCAGCTCGAGGGCTACGTGCGCCGCGTGATCCTGAACCTGTACGTCGACGACCGGCGGCGGGCGAAGAAGTGGCGCGAGACCAGGCACCTGCTGGTCGAGCCCGACCACCAGCACGGCGAGGGCGACGACACGTGGGCGACCACGCACACGGTCCGCCACGCACTGTCCGACCTGTCACCCAAGCAGCGTGCCTGTGTGGTGCTGCGGTACTACGAGGACCTCACGGTCCCGGAGATCGCGGACCAGCTCGGGTGCGCCGAGGGCACGGTGAAACGCCATCTAGCCGATGCGAGATCGAGGTTGGCCGCGCAGCTCGGCGTGACAGAGGAGAGTGTGCAATGA
- a CDS encoding endonuclease — MTTFRPLRPVLLIGVLLALLGFGITPAPAATSANLTVAAAVQQQNGATGTVEGYVVGQPTATNTVVRSNFPNDYALALADSAGQTSTASMLYVQIPSGFRSAYGLQSNPSLVGQKITVTGKLAAYFSHPGLTGATAFSGGGGSDPGDPGDPSDYYAGAEGKTGAALKSALHTIIANQTKLSYDQVWNALKDTDQDPNNANNVILLYSGRSQSKSSNGGNPDDWNREHVWAKSHGDFGTATGPGTDVHHLRPEDVSVNGVRGNLDFDNGGGTVAECSGCAVDGDSFSPRAAVRGDVARMIFYMAVRYEGGDGFANLEPNNSVNNGSAPYIGKLSVLKAWSQADPPDAFEKRRNQVIYDNWQHNRNPFIDHPEWVASIWP, encoded by the coding sequence GTGACAACTTTCCGCCCGCTCCGCCCGGTCCTGCTGATCGGCGTACTGCTCGCTCTGCTCGGCTTCGGCATCACGCCGGCGCCGGCCGCGACCAGTGCGAACCTGACCGTTGCCGCTGCCGTCCAGCAGCAGAACGGTGCCACCGGCACCGTCGAGGGCTACGTCGTCGGGCAGCCGACCGCCACGAACACGGTGGTCCGCAGCAACTTCCCGAACGACTACGCCCTGGCGCTGGCCGACTCGGCCGGGCAGACCAGTACGGCGAGCATGCTGTACGTCCAGATCCCGAGCGGCTTCCGTTCGGCGTACGGGCTGCAGTCGAACCCGTCGCTGGTGGGCCAGAAGATCACGGTCACAGGCAAGCTGGCGGCGTACTTCTCGCACCCGGGACTCACCGGGGCGACGGCGTTCAGCGGTGGTGGTGGGTCGGACCCGGGCGACCCGGGTGATCCCTCGGACTACTACGCAGGCGCCGAGGGCAAGACCGGCGCGGCGCTGAAGTCCGCGCTGCACACGATCATCGCGAACCAGACCAAGCTCAGCTACGACCAGGTCTGGAACGCGCTGAAGGACACCGACCAGGACCCGAACAACGCCAACAACGTGATCCTGCTGTACTCCGGGCGCTCGCAGTCGAAGAGCTCTAACGGCGGCAACCCGGACGACTGGAACCGCGAGCACGTCTGGGCCAAGTCGCACGGCGACTTCGGGACGGCGACCGGGCCGGGCACCGACGTGCACCACCTGCGCCCCGAGGACGTGTCGGTGAACGGCGTCCGCGGCAACCTCGACTTCGACAACGGCGGCGGCACGGTCGCGGAGTGCTCGGGCTGCGCGGTCGACGGCGACTCGTTCTCGCCGCGGGCGGCGGTCCGCGGTGACGTCGCGCGGATGATCTTCTACATGGCGGTCCGGTACGAGGGCGGCGACGGGTTCGCGAACCTCGAGCCGAACAACTCGGTGAACAACGGCTCCGCGCCGTACATCGGCAAGCTCTCGGTGCTGAAGGCCTGGAGCCAGGCCGACCCGCCGGACGCCTTCGAGAAGCGCCGCAACCAGGTGATCTACGACAACTGGCAGCACAACCGCAACCCGTTCATCGACCACCCCGAGTGGGTCGCGTCGATCTGGCCGTAG
- a CDS encoding VOC family protein, which produces MTSVPRFHLAMPVDDLAAAAEFYGSVIGCDRGRSSDTWIDWNLFGHQFVTHLAPGRSQGIHNPVDGHDVPVPHFGVILPIPDFHALADRFKAAGKSFVIDPYLRFEGLPGEQWTMFLLDPAGNALEFKAFADEDQIFAT; this is translated from the coding sequence ATGACTTCTGTTCCGCGCTTCCACCTGGCCATGCCGGTCGACGACCTCGCCGCCGCGGCGGAGTTCTACGGCTCCGTGATCGGCTGCGACCGCGGCCGGTCCAGCGACACCTGGATCGACTGGAACCTGTTCGGCCACCAGTTCGTGACCCACCTCGCGCCGGGCCGTTCACAGGGGATCCACAACCCTGTGGACGGCCACGACGTGCCGGTCCCACACTTCGGCGTGATTCTGCCGATCCCGGACTTCCACGCCCTGGCCGACCGCTTCAAGGCGGCCGGCAAGAGCTTCGTGATCGACCCGTACCTGCGCTTCGAGGGCCTGCCGGGCGAGCAGTGGACGATGTTCCTGCTCGACCCGGCCGGCAACGCCCTGGAGTTCAAGGCCTTCGCGGACGAGGACCAGATCTTCGCCACCTGA
- a CDS encoding ATP-binding protein has translation MDPIFGTPQRPASPVTRIDAAGRPISLDLRAPERNTVLFTGGPGMGKSFELEKVQELARSKGWPCLKVEASPREPLESRFVREATRNLGGLRKQYGFLGLRKLKKTIKNLTQRSRNQQNGAEVRVGVAPVQLVAKRQWDAPGGNGLGSTLDELATELGDLAAKKGQPVVLMVDNLDVASERDLAALTELSTHLERGGRPVYLVAAGSEMAMTRLMAASGGHSGVATAVTSRYDVRECGPLSGDELRPTLTEPLRKAGIAHSPDAADQLLQASGGHPGRLRDLAEKAVDLIGNQPDGLTPDVAKAAIAQVNADSRVVYQAEWNSCSGAEKELLAKTASRGARGLSMPSETQAAGPGNWPAVDTARQMLLARGLVRETGDRITVADPGMRDWVEIRVGHSAAHAGVALPGSAAPAITAETQGRHVEGANAYKRQVGQTTFTVNR, from the coding sequence ATGGACCCGATCTTCGGTACGCCGCAGCGGCCCGCCTCGCCGGTCACCCGGATCGACGCGGCCGGGCGGCCGATCTCGCTGGATCTGCGGGCGCCGGAGCGGAACACCGTGCTGTTCACCGGCGGGCCCGGGATGGGCAAGAGCTTCGAGCTGGAGAAGGTCCAGGAGCTCGCGCGGTCGAAGGGCTGGCCGTGTCTGAAGGTCGAGGCGTCGCCGCGGGAGCCGCTGGAGAGCCGGTTCGTCCGGGAGGCGACCCGCAACCTCGGAGGACTGCGCAAGCAGTACGGGTTCCTCGGGCTGCGGAAGCTGAAGAAGACGATCAAGAACCTGACCCAGCGCTCGCGCAACCAGCAGAACGGCGCGGAGGTGCGGGTCGGCGTCGCGCCGGTGCAGCTGGTCGCGAAGCGGCAGTGGGACGCGCCGGGCGGCAACGGGCTCGGCTCGACGCTCGACGAACTGGCGACCGAGCTCGGTGACCTGGCCGCGAAGAAAGGCCAGCCGGTCGTCCTGATGGTCGACAACCTCGACGTCGCGTCCGAGCGGGACCTGGCCGCACTGACCGAGCTGTCGACGCATCTCGAGCGCGGCGGGCGGCCGGTGTACCTGGTCGCCGCGGGCAGCGAGATGGCGATGACGCGACTGATGGCCGCGTCCGGCGGGCACTCCGGCGTCGCGACCGCGGTCACCAGCCGGTACGACGTCCGCGAGTGCGGCCCGCTGTCGGGCGACGAGTTGCGGCCGACGCTGACCGAGCCGCTGCGGAAGGCGGGGATCGCGCACTCACCGGACGCCGCGGATCAGCTGCTGCAGGCGTCCGGGGGTCATCCGGGACGGCTGCGGGATCTGGCGGAGAAGGCCGTCGACCTGATCGGGAACCAGCCGGACGGGCTGACGCCCGACGTCGCGAAGGCGGCGATCGCGCAGGTCAACGCGGATTCGCGGGTGGTCTACCAGGCCGAGTGGAACTCGTGCTCGGGCGCGGAGAAGGAACTGCTGGCGAAGACGGCCTCACGGGGTGCACGCGGGTTGTCGATGCCGTCCGAGACGCAGGCCGCGGGTCCGGGGAACTGGCCGGCGGTCGACACCGCGCGGCAGATGCTGCTGGCTCGCGGGCTGGTCCGGGAGACCGGCGACCGGATCACCGTGGCGGATCCCGGGATGCGCGACTGGGTGGAGATCCGCGTCGGTCATTCCGCTGCCCACGCCGGAGTAGCTCTGCCTGGCTCGGCAGCACCGGCGATCACGGCGGAGACCCAGGGGCGGCATGTCGAGGGCGCCAACGCCTACAAGCGTCAGGTCGGGCAGACCACCTTCACGGTCAACCGCTAG